The following coding sequences are from one Paenibacillus sp. JDR-2 window:
- a CDS encoding ABC transporter ATP-binding protein, translating to MAATDEEERQDGGQQGNELHNNKLLTVVDVERTFQAGGAPLRVLKGLHMELKPGQLVMLRGRSGSGKTTLLNCLGGLDTPSKGEIWFNGKPFHKLNDTERTLIRRKEMGFIFQAFALMPLLSAWENVELSLRMAGTSRSEWKERVAYCLELVGLEKRMHHRPFELSGGEQQRVAIAKAIAHKPILLLADEPTAELDSNMSAQIMAVFQNIIRTEQVTICMTTHDPTILEVADHVYEMVDGKFI from the coding sequence ATGGCGGCAACAGACGAGGAAGAACGACAAGATGGAGGGCAGCAAGGCAACGAATTACATAATAACAAGTTGCTGACGGTTGTAGATGTAGAAAGGACATTTCAGGCCGGAGGAGCGCCGCTGCGCGTTCTGAAGGGTCTTCATATGGAATTGAAGCCGGGCCAGCTTGTTATGCTCCGTGGCCGTTCGGGCTCAGGGAAAACAACGCTGCTGAATTGCCTCGGAGGACTGGATACGCCAAGCAAAGGCGAGATCTGGTTTAACGGCAAGCCGTTTCATAAATTAAACGACACCGAGCGTACGTTGATCCGGCGCAAGGAAATGGGATTTATTTTTCAGGCGTTTGCGTTAATGCCTTTGCTCTCGGCTTGGGAGAACGTGGAGCTGTCGCTCCGGATGGCCGGAACCTCTCGGTCCGAGTGGAAGGAGCGGGTCGCCTATTGCCTAGAGCTGGTAGGCCTTGAGAAAAGGATGCATCACCGTCCGTTTGAACTGTCCGGGGGTGAGCAGCAGCGCGTGGCAATTGCGAAAGCTATTGCGCATAAACCGATTCTCCTGTTGGCGGATGAACCAACCGCCGAACTCGATTCGAACATGTCCGCCCAGATTATGGCGGTCTTTCAAAATATTATTCGCACGGAACAAGTTACGATTTGTATGACAACACACGATCCTACAATTTTGGAGGTTGCCGATCATGTCTATGAAATGGTGGACGGGAAATTTATATAA
- a CDS encoding methyl-accepting chemotaxis protein: MRFNLRWKMALIGVLPLFFYVFSGIYSLTELVQVNKTMADEVYGVSARSTSLILNADRDLYQAYSAYQYLALGELKEEDKKVWNDVFSQNLKEADERVHEAKAIFEANKLLKLQSDDGSTTIGQLIQDFDADFSAWASFVNGEIQAGTAAANDAEIHEQYEKARTGLDDIFNLLDSYAKQQIADSNQQLASTKTGNYIGMAIATLLLAALIYYLISSVMKTVSAVKTRTKLVAEGDLTAERNVKYSKDELGDSLRSVDEMIGVLKRLITSISTNAKHVAASTSQLDVVSQESSTASQHVAANIQEVTSGTEVQARSAEETAKAIDEMAIGIQRLAENTSASAEQSASTAVEAGHGREALERLVGQMGEIKEVIGQLAGMIETLEQRSQQIGSIAENITAFANQTNILSLNASIEAARAGEQGRGFAVVAGEIRKLAANSLESADSIHQLVAETRGEIAGASGYMARTLEEVQRGNSRVEELQISLSVIVAAIDTMTGQLQENSAITEQMSASSEEVNASMDQAASSAAANLERTESVAAATEEQLALMESIAAAASQLDGVARELNREVNYFKVN; this comes from the coding sequence ATGAGATTTAACTTAAGGTGGAAAATGGCTTTAATCGGGGTATTGCCACTTTTTTTCTATGTCTTCTCGGGGATCTATTCGTTAACAGAGCTGGTACAGGTGAACAAGACGATGGCCGATGAAGTATACGGCGTGTCTGCCCGTTCCACATCGCTTATCTTGAATGCGGACCGCGATCTGTATCAAGCCTATTCCGCATATCAATATTTGGCCTTAGGTGAATTAAAAGAAGAGGATAAAAAGGTCTGGAACGATGTATTTTCTCAAAATCTGAAAGAAGCGGACGAACGCGTACATGAGGCAAAAGCGATATTCGAGGCGAATAAGCTGCTTAAGCTTCAAAGCGATGACGGCAGCACAACCATTGGACAGCTGATTCAGGATTTCGACGCCGACTTCAGCGCATGGGCGTCGTTTGTAAACGGCGAGATTCAAGCCGGTACCGCAGCAGCCAACGATGCGGAGATTCATGAGCAATACGAGAAGGCCAGGACTGGACTGGACGATATATTCAATTTGCTGGACAGCTACGCCAAGCAGCAAATTGCGGACAGTAATCAACAGCTTGCATCTACGAAAACGGGCAATTATATCGGTATGGCGATTGCAACCCTTTTGCTGGCGGCACTTATATACTACTTGATCAGCAGCGTGATGAAGACGGTATCCGCTGTGAAAACAAGAACAAAGCTCGTAGCGGAAGGTGATTTGACCGCTGAGCGAAACGTTAAATACAGCAAGGATGAGCTTGGGGACAGCTTGCGCTCCGTGGACGAAATGATTGGAGTACTCAAACGGCTTATCACGTCTATTTCAACAAATGCCAAGCATGTGGCTGCCTCCACGAGCCAGTTGGACGTTGTTTCGCAGGAATCCTCTACTGCCTCGCAGCATGTTGCGGCGAACATACAAGAAGTAACAAGCGGGACGGAAGTGCAGGCGCGCAGTGCGGAAGAAACGGCGAAGGCGATTGACGAAATGGCTATCGGCATCCAGCGTCTAGCAGAGAATACGTCCGCTTCGGCCGAGCAGTCGGCATCAACGGCAGTTGAAGCGGGTCATGGTCGGGAAGCGCTTGAGCGCCTGGTTGGACAGATGGGCGAAATCAAAGAGGTTATCGGTCAACTCGCGGGCATGATCGAAACACTAGAGCAACGGTCCCAGCAGATCGGATCGATAGCGGAGAATATTACCGCCTTCGCGAATCAGACGAATATTCTATCGCTGAACGCTTCCATTGAAGCGGCAAGAGCGGGCGAGCAGGGCCGTGGGTTCGCCGTTGTTGCGGGCGAGATTCGCAAGCTGGCTGCAAACTCCTTGGAATCCGCGGACAGCATTCATCAGCTGGTAGCCGAAACAAGAGGCGAGATCGCAGGCGCTTCCGGCTATATGGCCCGAACGTTGGAGGAAGTACAGCGGGGTAACAGCCGAGTGGAAGAACTCCAGATTAGTTTATCCGTTATTGTGGCGGCCATTGATACGATGACCGGGCAGCTGCAGGAGAATTCGGCTATTACCGAGCAGATGTCGGCGAGCTCCGAGGAGGTTAATGCCTCGATGGACCAAGCTGCGTCTTCGGCCGCGGCTAACCTGGAGCGCACCGAAAGTGTCGCAGCGGCAACGGAAGAGCAGTTAGCTCTCATGGAGAGCATTGCTGCCGCGGCTAGTCAGTTGGACGGCGTTGCCCGAGAGCTTAATAGAGAAGTGAACTATTTTAAAGTGAATTAA
- a CDS encoding ABC transporter ATP-binding protein, whose amino-acid sequence MITCEGLVKIYKSDDLEVVALQGLNLKVEDGELMAIIGNSGSGKSTLLNILGGLDRPSAGSVQVGPWDLLKISEDDLVKYKRETVGFIWQNNARNLLPYLTALENVEMPMMLSGKVDRAYAKQLLEWVGLKERMHNKLHQLSGGEQQRVAIAISLCNRPKLLLADEPTGSVDTATSDLIMGIFRKLNKELGVTIVIVTHDLTLAGKVDRVVAIRDGLTSTEFLKRNPNMIPGGGEEQQEEKGLQAVHEAYVVVDRVGRLQVPKEYLSALNIKDKASMEFDGERIIITPPKSLGG is encoded by the coding sequence ATGATTACTTGCGAAGGACTCGTCAAAATTTACAAAAGCGACGATCTGGAGGTCGTCGCCCTGCAAGGCTTGAACCTGAAGGTCGAAGACGGAGAGCTTATGGCTATTATCGGCAACAGCGGCAGCGGCAAATCGACCTTGCTGAATATATTGGGCGGGCTTGACCGCCCTTCCGCCGGATCCGTCCAAGTCGGTCCATGGGATCTGCTCAAAATTTCCGAAGACGACCTGGTGAAATACAAACGCGAAACCGTCGGCTTTATCTGGCAAAATAATGCCCGAAACCTGCTGCCGTATCTGACAGCCCTTGAAAACGTCGAAATGCCGATGATGCTTTCCGGCAAGGTCGACCGGGCTTATGCGAAGCAGCTGCTTGAATGGGTTGGTCTCAAGGAGAGGATGCATAACAAGCTGCATCAGCTCTCCGGCGGCGAGCAGCAGCGTGTAGCAATCGCCATTTCGCTGTGCAACCGTCCTAAGCTTTTGCTTGCCGATGAACCTACCGGTTCCGTAGATACAGCAACATCGGATCTCATTATGGGGATATTCCGAAAGCTCAACAAGGAGCTTGGGGTAACGATTGTAATTGTTACTCACGATCTTACGCTTGCCGGCAAGGTGGACCGTGTCGTTGCCATCCGCGACGGATTAACGAGCACGGAATTTCTGAAACGCAATCCGAATATGATTCCCGGTGGAGGTGAGGAGCAGCAGGAGGAGAAGGGGCTTCAAGCCGTTCATGAGGCTTATGTTGTCGTGGATCGAGTCGGCCGACTGCAAGTACCAAAAGAATATTTGAGCGCACTAAACATTAAAGACAAGGCATCGATGGAATTTGACGGCGAGCGGATTATTATTACACCGCCGAAATCACTGGGGGGTTAG
- a CDS encoding uracil-DNA glycosylase: protein MDFQLNNDWAELLHSEMDEPYFKQMEEQLGELYETKTVYPKAEHVFNALSFTPYEQTRVVIIGQDPYHGPGQAHGLSFSVQEGIAIPPSLRNIYKELQQDIGCPIPQHGSLASWAKQGVLLLNTVLTVEEGQPNSHQKLGWERFTDRIIRKLNEREEPVVFILWGKHAQDKAAFIDTGKHPVISSAHPSPLAARKGFFGSRPFSRVNEYLRSLGYTEIDWKLPEQPEENE from the coding sequence ATGGATTTTCAGCTGAACAATGACTGGGCAGAGCTGCTGCACAGTGAGATGGACGAGCCTTACTTCAAGCAGATGGAAGAGCAGCTTGGTGAGCTTTATGAAACAAAGACCGTATACCCGAAGGCCGAGCATGTTTTTAATGCGCTTTCGTTTACGCCTTATGAGCAGACGAGAGTTGTCATTATCGGACAGGATCCTTATCATGGCCCGGGTCAGGCGCATGGGCTTAGCTTCTCGGTACAAGAGGGGATTGCTATACCGCCTTCTTTGAGAAATATCTATAAAGAGCTGCAGCAGGATATCGGCTGTCCGATTCCGCAGCATGGCTCTCTTGCGTCGTGGGCCAAGCAAGGGGTATTGCTTCTCAATACCGTCTTGACCGTTGAAGAGGGGCAGCCCAATTCGCATCAGAAGCTGGGCTGGGAACGGTTCACCGACCGGATTATCCGCAAGCTGAATGAACGGGAAGAACCGGTTGTCTTTATTTTATGGGGCAAGCATGCCCAGGATAAAGCTGCCTTTATAGATACTGGTAAGCATCCGGTTATCTCATCGGCGCATCCAAGCCCGTTGGCGGCAAGGAAAGGTTTTTTTGGCAGCCGTCCGTTCTCGAGAGTGAACGAGTATTTGCGGAGCCTTGGTTATACGGAGATTGATTGGAAACTGCCTGAGCAGCCGGAAGAAAATGAATAA
- a CDS encoding ABC transporter permease: MGIPLFRFLFRKMWNTRWQTLSTLAGLIMAVAFATSIPMYADGALKRVVAQSLQEKSDGLPAGSLLMRYQVPGGEKTDPAALKEMERFIKEDVPGLIGFPYQTKLSSYSIRGAEVVPEDPTKVDASRIRQMTIMTMADLEEKTEITQGRWFKNTEGEDDVLEAVMLEEGMYRNDLHVGDILEYPVYGGLDMTLRVKIVGVVKPLNQTDPYWYQGLEGMMNTLQISEDEFMGSLIQKAGIPVNNASWYYAFDLSQIKTSELSPLGRTLDRLNIDLYQKLKGAKVEISFASTLTEFKKQSLQLQTLLFTLAAPMLAMVFYFIAMNARQSLDKQRSDIAVLRSRGAGTRQIIWIYLLEGLLLGGLAIVAGPFIGWFMAKSIGSADGFLSFVNRKSIPVGFSTEAMIAGAAAVLLAVLSTVIPAVIYARSSIVSYKRDLARSDRGPLWQRWFLDVVLLGVAGYGWYMFNERQMLSFQTGMTTDQLNVQPFLFFVPALSIFALGLFCLRLFPWLLKLFNWLGRKFLPVPLYLTLTQLSRSSKGYYPLMILLILTLGLGVYNASAARTIDLNSTERTLYKYGTDVTVQTVWEGTVEVVRPNGGNNGNGGNGGGNGGNGGGSGGGGGGNGGGGGGGGQQPVPTRILYNEPPFEIFRKLEGVEAAARVLQTKGNVVVSGRSIGQGSIMGIDNVDFAKVAWFRSDLFPIHPYNYLNYLGMYEQAALIPSNVAEKYQLKPGDLISVGFSEGMLDFVVVGILPYWPTQYPDQSPFVITNLDYIYDQLPMMPYEVWLKMKPDAKVAPIVEELQKAGIDIANIKDVRSELITQSKLPTRGGVFGILSLGFLVSVIVTLTGYVLYWFFNLSGRVVQFGVLRAMGLSRRQLTGMLLLEQLFTAGLSIGLGILIGKITSLIFLPFLQTAENVADTVPPFRVVFDSKDTNQLYAVVGFMMVTGAVLLFLHIRRLRVHQAVKMGEER; this comes from the coding sequence ATGGGGATTCCATTATTTCGATTTCTGTTCCGCAAAATGTGGAATACCCGCTGGCAGACGTTAAGCACTTTAGCCGGTCTTATTATGGCCGTTGCTTTTGCAACGAGTATTCCGATGTACGCGGACGGCGCGTTAAAGCGCGTCGTTGCCCAGTCGCTGCAGGAGAAAAGCGATGGTCTTCCGGCCGGCTCGCTGTTGATGCGCTATCAGGTGCCTGGCGGCGAGAAGACGGACCCTGCCGCATTAAAGGAGATGGAACGCTTCATAAAAGAAGATGTTCCGGGTCTTATCGGCTTCCCTTATCAGACGAAATTGTCAAGCTATTCAATCCGGGGCGCCGAAGTTGTGCCGGAGGATCCGACCAAGGTGGATGCCAGCCGTATTCGTCAAATGACGATTATGACAATGGCGGACCTAGAAGAGAAAACCGAAATTACGCAAGGCCGCTGGTTTAAAAATACGGAAGGCGAAGATGACGTTCTCGAAGCCGTCATGCTGGAGGAAGGGATGTACCGCAACGATCTCCACGTTGGCGATATTCTCGAATATCCCGTATACGGCGGACTGGATATGACCCTTCGCGTCAAGATTGTTGGCGTTGTTAAGCCGCTTAATCAGACCGATCCTTACTGGTACCAAGGTCTGGAAGGCATGATGAATACGCTGCAGATCAGCGAAGACGAGTTTATGGGATCTCTGATTCAGAAGGCGGGTATCCCGGTAAACAATGCAAGCTGGTATTATGCGTTTGATCTGTCGCAGATCAAGACCAGCGAGCTGTCGCCTCTTGGACGGACGCTGGACCGTCTCAACATCGATTTGTACCAGAAGCTCAAAGGCGCAAAAGTGGAAATTTCCTTCGCCTCGACGCTGACGGAATTCAAAAAGCAAAGCTTGCAGCTCCAGACGCTTCTCTTCACGCTTGCAGCTCCGATGCTTGCCATGGTGTTTTACTTTATAGCAATGAATGCCCGCCAGTCATTGGATAAGCAGCGAAGCGATATAGCCGTTCTGCGAAGCAGGGGGGCGGGAACCAGGCAGATTATATGGATCTATTTGCTCGAGGGTTTGCTGCTTGGCGGTTTGGCCATTGTAGCCGGACCGTTTATAGGCTGGTTTATGGCAAAAAGCATAGGCTCCGCAGACGGCTTCCTGTCCTTCGTTAACCGGAAGTCGATTCCGGTAGGCTTCTCGACCGAAGCGATGATTGCAGGGGCAGCGGCTGTCTTGCTGGCCGTGCTTTCTACCGTCATTCCGGCGGTTATCTATGCGCGTTCCTCAATTGTCAGCTACAAGAGAGACCTGGCCCGTTCGGACCGGGGGCCGTTATGGCAGCGCTGGTTCCTCGATGTCGTACTGCTGGGAGTGGCCGGATACGGCTGGTATATGTTTAATGAACGCCAGATGCTGTCCTTCCAGACCGGCATGACAACCGATCAGCTGAACGTACAACCGTTCTTGTTCTTTGTTCCGGCATTATCCATCTTTGCGCTTGGCCTTTTCTGCCTGCGATTATTCCCGTGGCTGCTGAAGCTGTTCAACTGGCTCGGACGCAAGTTCCTTCCGGTGCCGCTTTATTTGACGCTGACACAGCTGTCACGCTCGTCCAAAGGCTATTACCCGCTGATGATCTTGCTTATACTGACGCTTGGTCTTGGCGTATACAATGCTTCTGCGGCGCGGACCATCGATCTTAACTCCACCGAACGCACGTTGTACAAATACGGTACGGATGTTACCGTTCAGACGGTATGGGAAGGCACTGTCGAGGTGGTGCGGCCAAACGGAGGGAACAACGGCAATGGCGGCAACGGCGGAGGAAACGGTGGCAATGGCGGCGGATCCGGCGGAGGTGGAGGCGGTAACGGGGGCGGAGGCGGAGGTGGCGGCCAGCAACCGGTACCTACCCGAATTCTGTATAACGAGCCGCCGTTTGAAATCTTCCGCAAGCTGGAGGGCGTCGAGGCTGCTGCCCGCGTTCTCCAAACCAAAGGCAATGTGGTTGTATCGGGCCGGTCAATCGGTCAGGGCAGCATCATGGGGATTGATAACGTGGACTTTGCGAAGGTCGCCTGGTTCCGCAGTGACTTGTTCCCGATCCATCCTTACAATTATTTGAATTATTTAGGCATGTATGAGCAAGCGGCGCTTATTCCGTCCAATGTAGCAGAGAAGTACCAGCTGAAGCCGGGTGATTTGATTTCGGTAGGTTTTTCGGAAGGCATGCTGGATTTCGTTGTGGTAGGCATTCTTCCATACTGGCCAACGCAATATCCGGATCAATCGCCGTTTGTTATCACGAATCTGGATTATATTTATGACCAGCTGCCGATGATGCCTTACGAGGTATGGCTCAAGATGAAGCCGGATGCGAAGGTGGCGCCGATCGTGGAGGAACTGCAGAAGGCGGGCATCGATATCGCCAATATCAAGGATGTGCGCTCGGAGCTGATTACCCAATCGAAGCTTCCGACAAGAGGCGGCGTATTCGGGATTCTTAGTCTCGGCTTCCTCGTATCCGTCATTGTTACCTTAACCGGATATGTGCTGTATTGGTTCTTTAATCTATCCGGCCGCGTCGTGCAATTTGGCGTACTGCGGGCCATGGGTCTTTCCAGAAGACAGCTGACCGGCATGCTGCTCCTCGAGCAGCTGTTTACGGCGGGACTCTCTATCGGATTAGGCATACTGATCGGCAAAATTACGAGTCTTATCTTCCTGCCGTTCCTGCAGACTGCGGAGAATGTGGCAGATACGGTTCCGCCGTTCCGGGTCGTTTTCGACTCGAAGGATACGAACCAGCTTTACGCGGTTGTTGGATTTATGATGGTGACAGGAGCGGTGCTGCTCTTCCTGCATATCCGCAGACTGCGTGTACATCAAGCAGTCAAAATGGGAGAGGAGCGGTAA
- the rnhA gene encoding ribonuclease H — MAGSKHYVVWVGKQPGVYKSWPECQAQVNGYPEAKYKSFESKDKAEAAYKEGWKNHWGQGKGAATSAASPAKKKPAFYASKPAAAAAEEQEIDYDSISVDVGTRGNPGPVEYKGVDTQTGDILFYVGPIPNGTNNLGEFIAVVHALDYLKKKGSNQTVYSDSRTALSWLRNKKIASSLVRNASTKQIWELADWALDWLRNNTYGNKVVKWNTEEWGEIRADFGRK, encoded by the coding sequence ATGGCGGGAAGCAAACATTATGTCGTCTGGGTCGGCAAGCAGCCGGGCGTGTACAAGAGTTGGCCGGAATGTCAGGCTCAGGTGAACGGATATCCGGAAGCGAAATATAAATCTTTTGAATCCAAAGATAAGGCGGAGGCCGCGTACAAGGAAGGCTGGAAGAACCATTGGGGCCAAGGGAAAGGGGCGGCAACGTCCGCCGCTTCGCCGGCAAAGAAGAAACCTGCCTTTTACGCCTCCAAGCCGGCTGCAGCGGCAGCAGAGGAACAAGAGATTGATTATGACAGCATCTCGGTTGATGTTGGCACACGGGGCAATCCGGGGCCGGTAGAATATAAAGGCGTGGATACGCAAACAGGCGATATCTTGTTCTATGTGGGTCCTATTCCGAATGGGACCAATAATCTTGGAGAGTTTATTGCGGTCGTTCATGCACTAGATTATCTCAAGAAAAAGGGAAGTAACCAAACGGTCTACAGCGACTCAAGAACGGCGTTGAGCTGGCTTAGGAACAAGAAGATTGCTTCCAGTCTCGTAAGAAACGCATCGACCAAGCAGATTTGGGAGCTGGCCGATTGGGCGCTGGATTGGCTGCGCAATAATACGTACGGCAATAAAGTCGTGAAATGGAATACGGAAGAATGGGGAGAAATCCGCGCGGATTTCGGACGGAAATAA
- a CDS encoding YjcG family protein, giving the protein MLYGIAVFPSKAVQDFANSWRIRHDPHYSIIPPHMTVREKEELSDAQLPTITEHLEAIASQTKPFQVRFNRVSSFYPASHVLYLALEDPTPMIRLHEAVCSGPLHVPSPNFVYTPHVTIGQNMPPDELHDLYGNLRMSSVDLAAMIDQLHLLRKTASGVWHIDKSFDLQG; this is encoded by the coding sequence ATGCTTTACGGCATTGCGGTATTCCCTTCAAAAGCTGTACAGGACTTCGCCAACAGCTGGCGTATTCGACATGATCCGCATTATTCGATTATTCCGCCGCATATGACGGTCCGGGAAAAAGAAGAGCTCTCCGATGCGCAATTACCTACTATTACCGAGCATCTGGAAGCCATTGCTTCACAAACAAAGCCGTTTCAAGTCCGGTTCAACCGCGTTTCTTCCTTTTATCCAGCAAGTCATGTGCTTTATTTGGCGCTGGAGGACCCAACACCGATGATCCGGCTCCACGAAGCCGTCTGCAGCGGTCCGCTTCATGTTCCGTCACCAAACTTCGTCTACACCCCGCATGTGACGATTGGGCAAAATATGCCGCCTGATGAGCTCCACGATCTTTACGGCAATCTCCGGATGTCGTCCGTCGACCTGGCTGCAATGATTGACCAGCTGCATCTTCTGCGCAAGACGGCAAGCGGAGTATGGCATATTGATAAGAGCTTTGACCTCCAAGGATAA
- a CDS encoding efflux RND transporter periplasmic adaptor subunit, with amino-acid sequence MSMKWWTGNLYKRSAAVMIAASVLMTSGCSLLPNEPEEEVLPSIAPPQISKKPEYEVTTATLETKVQVIGKMISQQEETLYFTLDGMRLKELNIKAGDQVKSGQTIGVLDVELMQKDLRNQKLAFRREETAMKEALQGKDEMDPIEFEEKSIAFEEKKQALADLEEQISRAVLTAPFSGTVVTLNVQKGDLIKAYDPIAVIADTSLLVPAAKLTKDEQAKIAVGMPVVVDINNAGQFKGTVKALPVTASDSNNGGGNGGGGGQQPERERPEDFMIIEVKDLPKTISRGTPLSINVITKRKENVVVIPPSTLRTIGSRTYVQVVDAEGKREVDVEVGQQTATQIEIIKGLKPGQKVVGK; translated from the coding sequence ATGTCTATGAAATGGTGGACGGGAAATTTATATAAGCGTTCTGCGGCTGTAATGATTGCGGCTTCGGTCTTGATGACCAGCGGCTGCTCCTTGCTGCCCAATGAACCGGAAGAGGAGGTGCTGCCGTCCATCGCACCGCCTCAAATCTCGAAGAAGCCGGAATACGAAGTGACGACGGCTACTTTGGAGACGAAGGTGCAGGTTATCGGGAAGATGATCTCGCAGCAGGAAGAGACGCTTTATTTCACGCTGGACGGTATGCGTCTGAAGGAGCTTAACATTAAAGCCGGCGATCAGGTAAAATCCGGCCAGACGATTGGCGTGTTGGACGTCGAGCTGATGCAGAAGGATCTTCGCAACCAGAAGCTGGCATTCCGAAGAGAAGAGACGGCGATGAAAGAAGCGCTTCAAGGCAAGGACGAGATGGATCCTATCGAATTCGAGGAGAAGTCGATTGCTTTCGAGGAGAAGAAGCAAGCGCTCGCAGACTTGGAGGAGCAGATCAGCCGCGCGGTCTTGACCGCTCCGTTCAGCGGAACGGTTGTTACGCTGAACGTACAGAAGGGCGATCTGATCAAAGCGTATGATCCGATAGCCGTTATTGCGGATACAAGCCTGCTTGTTCCGGCAGCCAAGCTGACGAAGGACGAACAAGCCAAGATTGCGGTTGGGATGCCTGTCGTTGTGGATATCAACAATGCCGGGCAATTCAAGGGAACGGTTAAGGCGCTTCCGGTAACAGCCTCCGATTCGAATAACGGTGGGGGCAACGGAGGCGGAGGCGGTCAGCAGCCGGAGAGAGAACGTCCGGAAGATTTTATGATTATCGAAGTGAAGGATTTGCCTAAAACGATTAGCCGAGGCACGCCATTATCCATTAACGTTATCACGAAAAGGAAGGAAAACGTCGTCGTTATTCCGCCATCCACCCTTCGTACGATTGGCTCCAGAACCTATGTCCAAGTCGTAGACGCGGAAGGGAAGCGGGAGGTGGACGTCGAGGTTGGCCAGCAAACGGCAACGCAGATCGAAATCATTAAAGGACTTAAGCCAGGCCAGAAAGTTGTAGGTAAGTAG
- a CDS encoding ABC transporter substrate-binding protein, translated as MKRKWASKVTFLSLSLIMSTSLLAACSKGSESTAEKHVLRLGVLYGGTDNEAYVRQQYTDTYEMMHKNIDFEIVSAIDYNDQRYDTPDPNGVTKQPDPFEKMKEMLTGDNPVDVVILDYNMLRRLIQDNLLQQLDPLIQKSKFDLTDYVPTVIDGIKSADDSGNIYALTPTFSSSALYYNKKLFADQGIDLPTDNMTWDEVINLASRVATGEGADRKFGLSINRWAGDGFSDVQTYAAPLQLKMWDDKGEKMLVNNEQWESAWNAVANLYKQKISPSQEDMSAWQTKISTDDPGAYNPLGSDMFLNGKVAMTIAEYGYVNEISNAMNNASKIKNFTPFDWDVVTMPTQTSKPGIGGNIYFSQLMGINAKAQNPDDAWDFVQFTNSKDWAELKSRSSYELVARKEFLKPKDGMNYNINAFTTLKPIPPQSTDTEKLQREKPGIWEAQSPGYELFQKVIKGDISAKEALQEWETKGNAVLEKLKTNPNGGTGEGVGGGGPIVRPLDDTAVEAVPAG; from the coding sequence ATGAAGAGGAAATGGGCGTCTAAAGTTACTTTTTTGTCCTTATCGTTAATTATGTCAACATCGCTGCTTGCAGCCTGCAGCAAAGGCTCCGAGAGCACGGCTGAGAAGCATGTGCTTCGTCTTGGCGTATTGTACGGGGGAACGGATAATGAGGCGTATGTCCGCCAGCAATATACCGATACGTATGAAATGATGCACAAGAACATCGATTTCGAAATCGTAAGCGCGATTGATTACAACGATCAACGATATGATACTCCGGATCCAAACGGCGTCACAAAACAGCCGGATCCGTTCGAGAAAATGAAAGAAATGCTGACCGGCGACAATCCGGTTGACGTTGTTATTCTGGATTACAACATGCTGCGCCGTCTGATCCAGGACAATTTGCTTCAACAGCTGGATCCGCTTATCCAGAAGAGCAAATTTGACCTGACCGACTATGTGCCAACCGTTATCGACGGTATCAAATCGGCAGACGACAGCGGCAATATTTATGCTTTGACGCCTACTTTCAGTTCTTCCGCTCTGTACTACAACAAGAAATTGTTCGCTGATCAAGGCATCGATCTTCCAACGGACAACATGACATGGGATGAAGTCATTAACTTGGCCTCGCGCGTAGCTACCGGCGAAGGAGCGGACCGCAAGTTCGGCCTCTCCATTAACCGTTGGGCAGGCGACGGCTTCAGCGATGTTCAGACCTATGCGGCTCCATTGCAGCTGAAAATGTGGGATGACAAGGGCGAGAAAATGCTTGTAAACAACGAGCAATGGGAATCCGCATGGAATGCGGTGGCTAATCTCTATAAGCAAAAAATTTCTCCTAGCCAAGAAGATATGAGCGCTTGGCAGACAAAAATTTCGACAGACGATCCTGGCGCTTACAATCCGCTTGGCAGCGATATGTTCCTGAACGGAAAAGTTGCGATGACAATCGCGGAATACGGCTACGTTAACGAGATCAGCAACGCAATGAACAATGCTTCGAAGATTAAGAACTTCACGCCGTTCGACTGGGATGTCGTTACGATGCCGACTCAAACATCCAAACCGGGCATCGGAGGCAATATCTACTTCAGCCAACTGATGGGTATTAACGCGAAAGCGCAAAACCCTGACGACGCTTGGGATTTCGTGCAGTTTACTAACAGCAAGGATTGGGCGGAGCTGAAATCGCGCAGCTCGTATGAGCTGGTTGCGCGCAAAGAATTCTTGAAACCAAAAGACGGAATGAACTACAACATCAATGCGTTCACGACGCTGAAGCCGATTCCTCCGCAATCTACCGATACGGAGAAGCTGCAGCGCGAGAAACCGGGCATCTGGGAAGCGCAATCTCCGGGTTATGAATTGTTCCAGAAGGTCATCAAAGGGGATATATCGGCGAAGGAAGCGCTCCAGGAATGGGAGACCAAAGGAAATGCCGTCCTCGAGAAGCTTAAAACGAATCCGAACGGCGGTACCGGCGAAGGCGTTGGTGGCGGCGGTCCAATCGTGAGACCGCTTGACGACACGGCCGTAGAAGCCGTACCGGCAGGTTAA